A stretch of the Epinephelus fuscoguttatus linkage group LG2, E.fuscoguttatus.final_Chr_v1 genome encodes the following:
- the LOC125899674 gene encoding ATP-binding cassette sub-family C member 12-like: MGVDRPIADDWKKPPTPPPNSSSQSEMEVGSSFSPLDRASFLSYATMSWMGPLMWSMSKKQLDLNSISLSPLDGADINGDRLQRLWEQEVSAVGLQKASLTRVLFRFQRNRVLAIVGLSIFFMLALFCGSGVLVHEILKYIIKPEASTVGEGLGLCFCLLLVDFSRSGCLALVWALNLRTGIRLKTGFCMLGFHKIVTLRTHCGLSVGQMVNVLTSDSYRLYEAVLFGPFLLPFPILLIVSAIYTCTILDHTVLIGFVILLLFFLLQLVSARLINHFQKKAVEITDSRIRIINEILTYIKLIKMYVWEKSFYGKATDIRKTEQRMLAKASVIQNFSVTISPLVPIFAIMVTFIVHTLLGLPLNTSSAFPVVTIFNSMRFILSLLPTTFNILAEATVSVDRLKRLLLTENPDSYVVRNIYDKSAVVVMEKATLSWTKPVHPPDTEDRDDLVSKNRPCDVMATLRNISFTLNKGQLMGVCGNVGSGKTSLICSLLEQLHLQQGSVAVDGSIAYVSQQAWIFYGTVQDNILMGEPMDRSRYNRVLHSCSLKADLDILPHGDQTVLGEQGVNLSGGQKQRISLARAVYSNKDLYLLDDPLSAVDAHVGKHIFEECIKTDLLGKSVILVTHQLQYMEYCDKVLVLKDGVVLEAGSHLELMRAGQHYAELITTHLTEQRVTPHKEEKKKKKEEEIKRHMDGGIINPAFDASDEDLDAPSADSKPADQLISQENSRDGLISWRTFHQYCKAAGGYCVCLLILLLFIVLMTNAALSYWWLSYWLHQGHGSSNVTSSQQGDVTLNPELHYYQEMFGGMILILLAICVIKCVAYDKVSFHASTTLHNNLLEKVMANAMSFFDTTPSGRILNCFSRYQVEVDTLVPHNLNILLMFSLMGLCICIINALIFPVMLLPVLIAILFFIFILKMFLRNVCVLKKMENMSRSPCISLCTSVVKGLSTIHAYNKTHDYIQLFKKLSDINANHFLLFNYSMRWLCYLVDSLCVVMTLIVSLLVVLTSNNFCSAPMKALALCYIIQLTVNSQYLIQAMIEVQARFISVERLLEYITGSESEESQQLQVDQVSEDWPQHGAITFVDYKMRYRPNSPVVLNGLQLHIRAGEKIGIVGRTGSGKSSLAVALFRLVEPAAGSILIDGVDITSISLSDLRTKLSIIPQDPVLFTGTVRYNLDPFNRYTDEEIWTALDKTFMKDTISSLDRKLQAELTDNGGKFSVGQRQLLCLSRALLRNSKIVLLDEATASIDAETDALLQITIREGFKSCTVLTIAHRINTVMQADRILVLNQGEAVEFDHPDVLKHRPHSLFSSLLAASNTVVS, encoded by the exons tttcagtccTCTGGACAGAGCGAGCTTCCTGTCCTACGCCACCATGTCCTGGATGGGTCCTCTGATGTGGTCCATGTCCAAGAAACAGCTGGACCTCAACTCCATCAGTCTGTCCCCTCTGGACGGAGCTGACATCAACGGAGATAG gtTGCAGCGTCTGTGGGAACAGGAAGTGTCTGCGGTTGGTCTACAGAAGGCGTCTCTGACACGAGTCCTGTTCCGTTTCCAGAGAAACCGAGTGCTGGCAATCGTCGGTCTCTCCATCTTCTTCATGTTGGCTCTGTTCTGTGGCTCA GGCGTCCTGGTCCATGAGATCCTGAAGTACATCATCAAACCGGAGGCGTCCACAGTTGGGGAGGGGCTcggtctgtgtttctgtctcctcCTGGTGGACTTCTCCAGGAGCGGGTGTCTCGCTCTGGTCTGGGCTCTGAACCTGAGGACAGGAATCAGACTGAAGACAGGGTTCTGTATGCTGGGCTTCCACAAGATCGTCACTCTGAGGACACACTGTGGACTGTCTGTAGGACAG atggtGAATGTTTTGACCAGCGACAGTTACCGGCTGTACGAAGCCGTCCTGTTTGGTCCTTTCCTGCTGCCCTTCCCCATCCTCCTCATCGTCAGCGCCATCTACACCTGCACCATCCTCGACCACACCGTCCTCATCGGTTTCGTCATCTtactcctcttcttcctcctccag ttagTGTCTGCGAGGCTCATCAATCACTTCCAGAAGAAGGCGGTTGAGATCACTGACAGTCGAATCCGAATCATCAACGAGATCCTCACCTACATCAAACTCATCAAGATGTACGTCTGGGAGAAGTCCTTCTACGGCAAGGCCACAG ACATCAGGAAAACAGAGCAGAGGATGTTGGCAAAAGCTTCAGTCATCCAGAACTTCAGTGTGACCATCAGCCCCCTCGTCCCCATCTTCGCCATCATGGTCACCTTCATCGTCCACACGCTGCTGGGTCTTCCTCTCAACACTAGCTCC GCCTTTCCTGTCGTCACCATCTTCAACAGTATGAGGTTTATTCTGTCCTTGTTGCCCACGACCTTCAACATCCTGGCTGAAGCTACTGTGTCTGTGGATCGACTCAAG aggttACTGCTGACAGAGAATCCAGACTCGTACGTTGTCCGGAACATATACGACAAGTCAGCCGTGGTTGTCATGGAGAAGGCCACACTGTCCTGGACCAAACCAGTCCACCCCCCCGACACAGAGGACAGGGACGACCTGGTGTCAAAAAACCGACCCTGTGACGTGATGGCGACTCTGAGGAACATCTCCTTCACCCTGAACAAG gGCCAATTGATGGGTGTGTGTGGAAACGTTGGCAGTGGGAAGACGTCACTGATCTGCAGTCTGTTAGAACAG CTCCACCTGCAGCAGGGCTCAGTGGCGGTGGATGGATCGATTGCCTATGTGTCCCAGCAGGCGTGGATCTTCTACGGGACGGTGCAGGACAACATCCTGATGGGGGAACCTATGGACCGATCCAG GTACAACAGAGTCCTGCACAGCTGCAGCCTGAAGGCCGACCTGGACATCCTGCCTCATGGTGACCAGACAGTG CTGGGGGAGCAGGGCGTGAACCTGTCGGGGGGGCAGAAACAGAGGATCAGTCTGGCCAGGGCCGTTTACTCCAACAAAGACCTGTACCTGCTGGACGACCCACTGTCCGCCGTCGACGCCCACGTCGGAAAACACATCTTCGAAGAGTGTATCAAGACGGACCTGCTGGGAAAGTCCGTCATATTGGTCACGCACCAGTTACAG tACATGGAGTACTGTGACAAGGTCCTGGTCCTGAAGGATGGGGTAGTCCTTGAAGCAGGAAGTCACTTGGAGCTGATGAGGGCGGGGCAGCACTACGCTGAGCTCATCACCACACACCTGACGGAGCAGCGGGTCACA cCTCataaagaagagaagaagaagaagaaggaggaggagattaAACGTCACATGGACGGAGGGATCATCAacccag CCTTTGATGCGTCGGACGAGGACCTGGACGCTCCGTCAGCTGACAGTAAAC CTGCCGATCAGCTGATCAGTCAGGAGAACAGCAGAGACGGACTGATCTCCTGGAGAACGTTTCATCAGTACTGTAAGGCTGCTGGAg GATACTGTGTgtgcctcctcatcctcctcctcttcatcgtGCTGATGACAAATGCAGCTCTGAGTTACTGGTGGCTCAGTTACTGGTTACATCAGGGACACGGG AGCTCCAATGTGACGTCATCACAGCAAGGAGACGTGACTCTGAACCCAGAGCTCCACTACTACCAGGAGATGTTTGGGGGGATGATCCTCATCCTGCTTGCCATCTGCGTCATCAAATGCGTTGCCTACGACAAAGTATCGTTCCATGCCTCCACCACGCTGCATAACAACCTGCTGGAGAAG GTCATGGCCAATGCAATGAGCTTCTTTGACACAACTCCGTCAGGTCGCATCCTGAACTGTTTCTCCAGGTACCAGGTGGAGGTGGACACGTTGGTGCCTCATAACCTCAACATCCTGCTCATGTTCTCTCTGATGGGGCTCTGCATCTGCATCATCAATGCACTCATCTTCCCCGTCATGCTGCTGCCTGTGTTGATCGCCATCCTGTTCTTCATTTTCATCCTCAA GATGTTCCTGAGAAACGTCTGTGTTTTAAAGAAGATGGAGAACATGAGTCGCTCTCCGTGCATCTCTCTGTGCACCTCCGTGGTTAAAGGCCTCAGCACCATTCACGCCTACAACAAGACGCACGACTACATCCAGCT gttTAAAAAACTGTCGGACATCAACGCGAATCACTTCTTGCTGTTTAACTACTCGATGCGTTGGCTGTGTTACCTGGTGGACTCTCTGTGTGTCGTCATGACGCTCATCGTCTCTCTGCTCGTCGTCCTGACCTCCAACAACTTCTGCAGCGCCCCCATGAAAGCCCTCGCTCTGTGTTACATCATACAG CTGACGGTGAACTCTCAGTACTTGATCCAGGCCATGATCGAGGTTCAGGCCAGATTCATCTCAGTGGAGCGACTGCTGGAGTACATCACG gGCTCTGAATCTGAGGAGtcgcagcagctgcaggtggaTCAGGTCTCGGAAGACTGGCCTCAACACGGAGCCATCACCTTTGTGGACTATAAGATGAGGTACAGACCGAACTCACCGGTTGTCCTCAACGGGCTGCAGCTCCACATCAGAGCCGGGGAGAAGATCGGCATCGTGGGAAGAACCGGCTCAG gGAAGTCGTCTCTGGCGGTGGCTCTGTTCCGGCTGGTCGAACCAGCTGCAGGAAGCATCTTGATAGACGGTGTGGACATCACGTCCATCAGTCTGTCTGATCTGCGCACCAAACTGTCCATCATCCCCCAGGACCCTGTGCTGTTCACTGGGACTGTCAG atacaACCTGGATCCTTTCAACAGATACACTGATGAAGAGATCTGGACAGCGTTGGACAAGACCTTCATGAAGGACACA ATCTCCAGTCTGGACAGGAAGCTGCAGGCCGAGCTGACGGACAACGGAGGGAAGTTCTCTGTAGGACAGAGACAGCTGCTGTGTCTGAGCAGAGCACTGCTACGCAACTCCaag aTTGTCCTGTTGGACGAGGCCACAGCGTCCATCGATGCAGAGACAGATGCTCTGCTGCAGATCACCATCAGGGAGGGATTTAAGTCCTGCACCGTCCTCACCATCGCTCACCGCATCAACACTGTGATGCAGGCCGACCGCATCCTCGTCCTCAACCAGGGAGAG GCTGTAGAGTTCGATCACCCAGATGTGTTGAAACACAGACCACACTCACTGTTCTCGTCCCTGCTGGCTGCCTCCAACACTGTGGTGTCATGA